One window from the genome of Myxocyprinus asiaticus isolate MX2 ecotype Aquarium Trade chromosome 30, UBuf_Myxa_2, whole genome shotgun sequence encodes:
- the npvf gene encoding pro-FMRFamide-related neuropeptide VF isoform X2 yields the protein MTLSSCSRALGILSSLMLREVTALKLPLTGDSDPNRFTWGEFPENAQEIPRSLEIEDFTLDVAPTSGRVSSPTILRLHPLTAKPAHLHANLPLRFGRDAQAGAGDRAPKSTINLPQRFGRSCTMCARSGTGPSATLPQRFGRRNVFTVTPFHALTLYTRTPEAPFPKERTQVRDYLFETEDSEETAKSTEYTALD from the exons CCCTTGGGATCCTGAGCAGCTTGATGCTGAGGGAGGTTACTGCTCTCAAATTGCCCCTTACAGGTGACAGTGATCCTAATAGATTTACATGGGGGGAGTTTCCAGAG aACGCTCAAGAGATTCCACGGAGTCTAGAGATCGAGGACTTTACTCTTGATGTAGCCCCAACCAGTGGTCGTGTGAGCTCACCCACCATCCTTCGACTTCACCCGTTAACTGCAAAACCAGCGCACCTGCACGCCAATCTACCGCTTCGCTTCGGACGGGATGCGCAGGCGGGTGCAGGTGACCGCGCGCCCAAGTCCACCATCAACCTCCCTCAGCGGTTCGGACGGTCCTGCACTATGTGTGCGCGCTCAGGGACTGGACCCTCAGCAACCCTACCGCAAAGGTTCGGGAGGAGGAACGTATTCACTGTAACCCCCTTTCATGCCTTGACTTTGTACACACGTACACCTGAAGCACCATTCCCAAAAGAAAG gaCTCAAGTCCGCGACTACCTGTTTGAAACAGAAGACTCAGAAGAAACTGCAAAGAGCACAGAATACACGGCTCTAGACTAA
- the npvf gene encoding pro-FMRFamide-related neuropeptide VF isoform X1 — protein sequence MSYSTLLSLALGILSSLMLREVTALKLPLTGDSDPNRFTWGEFPENAQEIPRSLEIEDFTLDVAPTSGRVSSPTILRLHPLTAKPAHLHANLPLRFGRDAQAGAGDRAPKSTINLPQRFGRSCTMCARSGTGPSATLPQRFGRRNVFTVTPFHALTLYTRTPEAPFPKERTQVRDYLFETEDSEETAKSTEYTALD from the exons ATGTCCTACTCTACTCTGCTCTCTTTAGCCCTTGGGATCCTGAGCAGCTTGATGCTGAGGGAGGTTACTGCTCTCAAATTGCCCCTTACAGGTGACAGTGATCCTAATAGATTTACATGGGGGGAGTTTCCAGAG aACGCTCAAGAGATTCCACGGAGTCTAGAGATCGAGGACTTTACTCTTGATGTAGCCCCAACCAGTGGTCGTGTGAGCTCACCCACCATCCTTCGACTTCACCCGTTAACTGCAAAACCAGCGCACCTGCACGCCAATCTACCGCTTCGCTTCGGACGGGATGCGCAGGCGGGTGCAGGTGACCGCGCGCCCAAGTCCACCATCAACCTCCCTCAGCGGTTCGGACGGTCCTGCACTATGTGTGCGCGCTCAGGGACTGGACCCTCAGCAACCCTACCGCAAAGGTTCGGGAGGAGGAACGTATTCACTGTAACCCCCTTTCATGCCTTGACTTTGTACACACGTACACCTGAAGCACCATTCCCAAAAGAAAG gaCTCAAGTCCGCGACTACCTGTTTGAAACAGAAGACTCAGAAGAAACTGCAAAGAGCACAGAATACACGGCTCTAGACTAA